A single region of the Rhodococcus sp. W8901 genome encodes:
- a CDS encoding NUDIX hydrolase → MADSTSGTRERIELALRAFEPESAARAGRREAAVAIAVMRGEDGAPVFPLTLRPSKMRAHAGQFALPGGRLDPGETAQDAALRELGEELGVHVGPEDVLGRLDDFVTHSGYIMTPYVVWSEQPIASVVPSPDEVAHVFAIALDELDVPTQYTTIPGSTERVACWPFRGEHIHAPTGAVIHQFCEVVLHGRHTRVASFAQPAFAWR, encoded by the coding sequence ATGGCGGATTCGACGAGCGGCACCCGGGAACGGATCGAACTTGCGTTGAGGGCCTTCGAGCCCGAATCGGCGGCCCGCGCCGGCCGTCGTGAGGCGGCCGTCGCGATCGCGGTCATGCGCGGCGAGGACGGTGCTCCGGTGTTCCCCTTGACGCTGCGGCCCTCGAAGATGCGCGCCCATGCGGGCCAGTTCGCGCTGCCCGGCGGACGGCTCGACCCGGGGGAAACGGCGCAGGACGCGGCCCTGCGCGAGCTCGGTGAGGAACTCGGGGTGCACGTCGGCCCCGAGGACGTACTCGGGAGGCTCGACGACTTCGTCACCCACTCCGGCTACATCATGACCCCGTACGTGGTGTGGTCGGAGCAGCCGATCGCGTCCGTGGTGCCCAGCCCGGACGAGGTGGCCCACGTGTTCGCGATCGCGCTGGACGAACTCGACGTCCCGACGCAGTACACGACGATCCCCGGATCCACCGAGCGCGTCGCGTGCTGGCCCTTCCGCGGTGAGCACATCCACGCCCCCACCGGTGCGGTGATCCATCAGTTCTGCGAGGTGGTCCTGCACGGGCGGCACACCCGGGTCGCGTCGTTCGCGCAGCCCGCCTTCGCGTGGCGCTGA
- a CDS encoding GyrI-like domain-containing protein produces the protein MSYDIRIRDIDEQPTGVVDGNVDVDSIAAFLGPAFAEVARAAAAQDIVIVGPPFGRFRPRSDGIWNVEAGFPLARTIEPTGRVESAALPAGRCASTVHVGSYDTVESAYIALTQWIAEHGYATTGEPWECYLDDPDVPLPRTEIIMPIVWPVASGN, from the coding sequence ATGAGCTACGACATCCGGATTCGCGACATCGACGAACAACCGACCGGCGTCGTCGACGGCAACGTCGACGTCGACTCCATCGCCGCGTTCCTGGGCCCGGCGTTCGCTGAGGTGGCCCGCGCCGCTGCAGCCCAGGACATCGTGATCGTCGGCCCACCGTTCGGACGGTTCCGGCCGCGCTCCGACGGCATCTGGAACGTCGAGGCGGGCTTCCCGCTGGCGCGCACGATCGAGCCCACCGGCCGGGTCGAGTCGGCGGCGCTGCCGGCAGGTCGGTGCGCGAGCACAGTGCACGTCGGCAGCTACGACACGGTCGAGTCGGCCTACATCGCGCTGACCCAGTGGATCGCCGAACACGGTTACGCCACAACCGGCGAGCCGTGGGAATGCTATCTCGACGACCCCGACGTCCCCCTGCCCCGCACCGAGATCATCATGCCGATCGTGTGGCCCGTCGCGAGCGGGAACTGA
- a CDS encoding DUF732 domain-containing protein — protein MIRSARFGFFSALSATALILTGCSGTPTDGEPVVIAHPTPDATTSAAPTEAVPATHATPRTSVAGPSSLPVGDSPAVVAPPERETEPNSTLTSEDILFLSYITEFTLMEKSESDQIRMGLSMCNSLYRGQSKPDLTTEYLGDGRYTTAEVTNVLGAATVAYCPDFV, from the coding sequence GTGATCCGCTCGGCCCGCTTCGGCTTCTTCTCCGCTCTCTCCGCCACTGCTCTGATCCTCACGGGCTGCAGCGGCACTCCCACCGACGGGGAGCCCGTCGTCATTGCCCACCCGACCCCCGACGCGACCACCTCGGCCGCTCCGACGGAAGCCGTCCCGGCAACCCATGCGACACCGCGCACTTCCGTCGCAGGACCATCGTCGCTCCCCGTCGGCGACTCCCCCGCCGTCGTCGCACCGCCCGAGCGCGAGACCGAACCGAACAGCACCCTCACCAGCGAGGACATCCTGTTCCTGTCGTACATCACCGAATTCACGCTGATGGAGAAGTCGGAGAGCGATCAGATCCGGATGGGTCTGTCGATGTGCAATTCGCTGTACCGCGGGCAGAGTAAGCCCGATCTGACCACCGAGTACCTCGGTGACGGCCGCTACACCACCGCCGAGGTCACCAACGTCCTCGGCGCCGCGACGGTCGCGTACTGCCCCGACTTCGTCTGA
- a CDS encoding aldo/keto reductase: protein MDTRTLGRQGLTAAALGYGAMGTATGYGPTDDTESIAAIRKAHELGVTMFDTAEMYGWGEGEKLLGRALAPIRDDVVIATKFGFTRSFGLDSRPTHIREVVESSLRNLRVDTIDVLYQHRPDPNIPIEDVVGTMKEFVEAGKVKYLGLSEADESTIRAAHAVHPISVLQTEYSIFARDVESLFPVLQELGIGFVAYSPLARGFLSGAVASRESYDADDFRQHIPWWAPENFHANIAVVDELTALAGSKGATLAQLSLAWLLTREDYIVPIPGSRNPQRVDQNVTAAELDLTPDDLAIIEQIAPTGGVGGRM, encoded by the coding sequence ATGGACACTCGCACTCTCGGCCGGCAGGGCCTGACCGCTGCCGCTCTCGGCTACGGGGCGATGGGCACCGCCACGGGTTATGGCCCCACCGACGACACCGAGTCGATCGCCGCGATCCGAAAGGCCCATGAGCTGGGCGTGACGATGTTCGACACCGCCGAGATGTACGGCTGGGGCGAAGGCGAGAAACTGCTCGGACGGGCGCTGGCACCCATTCGCGACGACGTGGTCATTGCGACGAAGTTCGGCTTCACCCGCTCTTTCGGCCTCGACTCGCGCCCGACTCACATCCGCGAGGTGGTCGAGTCCAGTCTGCGCAACCTCCGCGTCGACACGATCGACGTGCTCTACCAGCATCGCCCCGACCCGAACATTCCGATCGAAGACGTGGTCGGCACGATGAAGGAGTTCGTCGAGGCAGGCAAGGTCAAGTATCTGGGGCTGTCCGAGGCGGACGAGTCCACCATCCGCGCCGCGCACGCGGTACACCCGATCTCGGTGCTGCAGACCGAGTACTCGATCTTCGCGCGCGACGTCGAATCCCTGTTCCCCGTCCTCCAGGAGCTCGGTATCGGATTCGTCGCCTATTCACCGCTGGCCCGGGGCTTCCTCAGCGGCGCGGTAGCCTCCCGTGAGAGCTATGACGCCGACGACTTCCGCCAGCACATCCCCTGGTGGGCGCCGGAGAACTTTCACGCCAACATCGCCGTCGTCGACGAGTTGACCGCACTCGCCGGAAGCAAGGGCGCCACGCTCGCGCAGCTGTCACTGGCGTGGCTGCTGACCCGCGAGGACTACATCGTCCCGATCCCGGGATCGCGCAACCCGCAGCGCGTCGACCAGAACGTCACCGCGGCCGAACTGGACCTGACTCCCGACGATCTCGCCATCATCGAGCAGATCGCCCCCACAGGCGGCGTCGGCGGCCGGATGTAG
- a CDS encoding TetR family transcriptional regulator, producing the protein MESSSNPGLRDITREAVRARIAKVAIDLFAQQGFDAVTVEQIAAEVGISARSFHRYFPAKEDAVIGDLVPWGEFVRDAFAARPADEPVWDSLRVSFEALLAQPNRDEQGSKRTMRVLTSAASLRARNLEKHLLWASLLTPLVQERLAGDLAVLRAQTLVQASLACFDVAMTTWAEPDETMDAVELLRRSFATLAPKYPT; encoded by the coding sequence GTGGAAAGCTCATCGAATCCGGGCCTGCGCGACATCACGCGCGAGGCCGTGCGTGCACGGATCGCCAAGGTCGCGATCGACCTGTTCGCCCAGCAGGGTTTCGATGCGGTCACCGTCGAGCAGATCGCCGCCGAGGTGGGCATTTCGGCCCGCAGCTTCCACCGCTACTTCCCGGCCAAGGAAGACGCCGTCATCGGCGACCTCGTTCCCTGGGGTGAGTTCGTCCGCGACGCCTTCGCCGCGCGGCCGGCCGATGAACCGGTCTGGGATTCTCTGCGCGTGTCCTTCGAAGCCCTGCTGGCTCAACCGAACAGGGACGAACAAGGAAGCAAGAGGACCATGCGCGTTCTGACGAGCGCAGCGTCCCTACGCGCTCGCAACCTGGAGAAGCATCTACTGTGGGCGAGTCTGCTCACCCCGCTCGTGCAGGAGCGACTCGCCGGCGATCTCGCGGTACTGCGAGCACAGACACTGGTGCAGGCGTCGCTGGCCTGCTTCGACGTTGCGATGACCACCTGGGCGGAGCCTGACGAGACCATGGACGCGGTGGAACTCCTGCGTCGATCCTTCGCCACGCTCGCCCCCAAGTATCCGACATAG
- a CDS encoding enoyl-CoA hydratase, with product MLRGLQAGDDRPRRMAIVALDSGAWCFGWIIGGLSSKGARVRSLARMPGEKYPTFTLAAPDDEGPSSSTS from the coding sequence GTGCTCCGCGGACTTCAGGCCGGGGACGATCGCCCGCGCAGGATGGCGATCGTTGCGCTGGACAGTGGCGCCTGGTGTTTCGGCTGGATCATCGGCGGACTCAGCTCGAAGGGTGCCCGAGTTCGATCCCTCGCTCGCATGCCCGGCGAGAAGTACCCCACCTTCACGCTCGCCGCCCCGGACGACGAGGGCCCCAGCTCTTCGACGTCATGA
- a CDS encoding enoyl-CoA hydratase, translating to MFRGRKTLITLDDGGWCFARLVGRQRRESGLRVELVRPAASKLPTFTVAAPNCGIGFAL from the coding sequence ATGTTCCGCGGACGCAAGACGCTCATCACACTGGACGACGGCGGTTGGTGCTTCGCCAGGCTCGTCGGGCGTCAGCGTCGTGAGTCCGGTCTGCGCGTCGAACTTGTCCGTCCCGCCGCGAGCAAGCTGCCGACCTTCACCGTCGCCGCCCCGAACTGCGGGATCGGCTTCGCTCTGTAG
- the der gene encoding ribosome biogenesis GTPase Der: MTDGFSGDSTAIEYAGDGIWSEESDWDLADYIDGEDGEDHIAVPTLAVVGRPNVGKSTLVNRIIGRREAVVEDIPGVTRDRVSYDANWAGRRFMVQDTGGWEPDAKGLQQSVARQAELAMQTADAILLVVDAVVGATATDEAVARVLRRSKTPVILVANKVDDSRTESEVASLWSLGLGEPRPVSSIHGRGTGDLLDDVLAVLPETPREGTGGQGPRRVALVGKPNVGKSSLINKLSGDERSVVHDVAGTTVDPVDSLVELGGKVWKFIDTAGLRKKVNHASGHEFYASLRTKGAIEAAEVAILLIDASKPITEQDLRVLSMVAETGRALVLAFNKWDLVDEDRRLMLEKEIDRELVRVPWAQRVNISAHTGRAVQKLVPALDTALESWDKRIPTGRLNNWLKEVVAATPPPMRGGRLPRIMFATQAGTRPPTFVLFTTGFLEAGYRRFLERRLREEFGFDGSPVRISVRVREKRDRNKR; encoded by the coding sequence GTGACCGACGGTTTTTCTGGAGATTCGACGGCGATCGAGTACGCCGGCGACGGAATCTGGAGCGAGGAGTCCGACTGGGACCTCGCGGACTACATCGACGGTGAGGACGGCGAAGACCACATCGCCGTACCGACCCTCGCGGTGGTCGGGCGACCGAACGTCGGAAAGTCGACGCTCGTCAACCGCATCATCGGCCGCCGTGAGGCCGTAGTCGAGGACATCCCGGGCGTGACCCGCGACCGTGTCTCGTACGACGCCAACTGGGCCGGACGCCGGTTCATGGTGCAGGACACCGGCGGCTGGGAGCCCGACGCCAAGGGGCTGCAGCAGTCGGTGGCCCGGCAGGCCGAGCTGGCGATGCAGACCGCGGACGCGATCCTGCTCGTCGTCGACGCCGTCGTAGGTGCCACCGCGACAGACGAGGCGGTGGCACGGGTGCTGCGTCGCTCGAAGACGCCGGTGATCCTGGTCGCCAACAAGGTCGACGACAGCCGCACCGAGTCAGAGGTGGCGTCGCTGTGGTCGCTCGGGCTCGGCGAACCGCGCCCCGTCAGCTCCATTCACGGCCGCGGCACCGGCGACCTGCTCGACGACGTCCTCGCCGTCCTGCCGGAGACCCCGCGTGAGGGCACCGGCGGTCAGGGCCCGCGACGGGTGGCGCTGGTCGGCAAGCCGAACGTCGGCAAGTCCAGCCTGATCAACAAGCTGTCGGGCGACGAGCGCTCGGTGGTCCACGATGTCGCCGGTACCACCGTCGACCCCGTCGACTCGCTGGTCGAGCTCGGCGGCAAGGTGTGGAAGTTCATCGACACCGCGGGCCTGCGCAAGAAGGTCAACCACGCCAGCGGGCACGAGTTCTACGCCTCGCTGCGGACCAAGGGCGCGATCGAGGCCGCCGAGGTCGCGATCCTGCTGATCGACGCGTCGAAGCCGATCACCGAGCAGGACCTGCGCGTCCTGAGCATGGTCGCCGAGACGGGTCGTGCGCTGGTGCTCGCCTTCAACAAGTGGGACCTGGTCGACGAGGACCGGCGGCTGATGCTCGAGAAGGAGATCGACCGCGAACTGGTCCGCGTGCCGTGGGCGCAGCGGGTCAACATCTCCGCGCACACCGGTCGCGCCGTCCAGAAGCTCGTTCCCGCGCTCGACACGGCGCTGGAGTCGTGGGACAAGCGCATCCCCACCGGACGCCTCAACAACTGGCTCAAGGAGGTCGTGGCGGCCACGCCGCCGCCGATGCGTGGCGGCCGCCTGCCCCGCATCATGTTCGCGACCCAGGCCGGCACCCGCCCGCCGACCTTCGTGCTCTTCACCACGGGCTTCCTCGAGGCCGGCTACCGCCGGTTCCTGGAGCGTCGCCTGCGTGAAGAGTTCGGCTTCGACGGCAGCCCCGTCCGTATCTCGGTGCGCGTGCGGGAGAAGCGGGACCGCAACAAGCGTTGA
- the cmk gene encoding (d)CMP kinase: MTAPTPLVVAIDGPSGTGKSSVSRRVATSLGARYLDTGAMYRIATLHVLRRGVDVTDPAAIAAATASLPLTIGTDPQTDGVQLDGEDVTDEIRGAAVTQAVSAVSAVPEVRTFLVDLQRRIAEQAGRIVVEGRDIGTVVLPDADVKIFLTASAAARATRRNAQNIAEGRGDDFAAVLADVQRRDHLDSTRAVSPLRPAADSVTVDTSELGIEDVIGRLLLVVGDRTGAVQ, from the coding sequence GTGACCGCACCGACCCCACTGGTCGTCGCGATCGACGGCCCGTCGGGCACCGGTAAGTCGAGCGTGTCGCGTCGTGTCGCGACGAGCCTCGGCGCCCGCTACCTCGACACCGGTGCGATGTACCGGATCGCGACGCTGCACGTGCTGCGCCGCGGTGTCGACGTGACGGATCCCGCGGCGATCGCGGCGGCGACGGCGTCGCTGCCGCTGACGATCGGGACCGATCCGCAGACCGACGGCGTGCAGCTCGACGGTGAGGACGTCACCGACGAGATCCGCGGTGCGGCCGTCACGCAGGCGGTGTCCGCAGTGTCCGCGGTGCCCGAGGTGCGGACGTTCCTGGTGGATCTGCAGCGCCGCATCGCGGAGCAGGCCGGACGGATCGTCGTCGAGGGGCGTGACATCGGTACCGTCGTGCTCCCGGACGCGGACGTGAAGATCTTCCTGACCGCCTCCGCGGCGGCGCGGGCGACGCGACGCAACGCCCAGAACATCGCCGAGGGGCGTGGTGACGACTTCGCCGCCGTCCTGGCCGATGTGCAGCGTCGCGACCACCTCGATTCCACGCGCGCGGTATCTCCGTTGCGTCCCGCGGCGGATTCGGTGACGGTGGACACGAGCGAACTGGGTATCGAAGACGTGATCGGCAGGTTGCTGCTGGTGGTAGGCGACAGAACTGGAGCAGTGCAGTGA
- a CDS encoding pseudouridine synthase produces the protein MNKPARRDGTPDRKKKPTTGRPDASAKKPLNKRGKPKSTKPQRAQAPAPKISNAKPARNQYAEVDRDLAPLKGDGVRLQKVLAQAGVASRRAAEELIDQGRVEVDGRIVVEQGLRVDPENAIVRVDGIRVVVKKDLVHIALNKPRGWQSTMSDDLGRPCIGDIVSERVSAGQRLFHVGRLDADTEGLILLTNDGDLAHRLMHPSYEVPKTYLATVQGVVDRNVGKQLKAGVVLDDGPATVDSFAVMDINGGKSLVKIVLHEGRKHIVRRLLDAVGHPVVRLVRTDIGAVALGDGRPGTLRVLGRGEVGGLYGAVGL, from the coding sequence GTGAACAAGCCCGCTCGCCGAGATGGCACACCGGACCGCAAGAAGAAGCCGACGACAGGCCGGCCCGACGCTTCGGCAAAGAAGCCGCTGAACAAGCGTGGGAAGCCGAAGTCGACAAAGCCGCAGCGCGCCCAGGCGCCCGCGCCCAAGATCAGCAACGCCAAGCCCGCCCGCAACCAGTACGCGGAGGTCGATCGTGATCTCGCGCCCTTGAAGGGTGACGGGGTGCGGCTGCAGAAGGTACTCGCGCAGGCCGGTGTCGCCTCCCGCCGCGCAGCCGAAGAACTCATCGACCAGGGCCGAGTCGAGGTCGACGGCCGCATCGTCGTCGAACAGGGCCTGCGGGTCGATCCCGAGAACGCGATCGTCCGCGTCGACGGTATCCGCGTGGTCGTCAAGAAGGACCTCGTCCACATCGCCCTGAACAAGCCGCGTGGCTGGCAGTCCACGATGTCCGACGACCTGGGACGCCCGTGCATCGGTGACATCGTGTCCGAACGCGTCTCCGCCGGTCAGCGCCTCTTCCACGTCGGCCGGCTCGACGCCGACACCGAAGGCCTGATCCTGCTGACCAACGACGGCGACCTCGCGCACCGGCTGATGCACCCGTCATACGAGGTGCCCAAGACGTACCTCGCCACCGTGCAGGGTGTCGTCGACCGCAACGTCGGCAAGCAGCTCAAGGCCGGTGTCGTGCTCGACGACGGCCCCGCCACGGTCGACTCGTTCGCCGTGATGGACATCAACGGCGGCAAGTCGCTGGTGAAGATCGTCCTGCACGAGGGCCGCAAGCACATCGTGCGCCGTCTGCTCGATGCCGTCGGGCACCCGGTGGTGCGTCTGGTCCGCACCGACATCGGTGCCGTCGCGCTCGGCGACGGGCGTCCCGGCACCCTGCGGGTCCTCGGCCGCGGCGAGGTCGGCGGCCTCTACGGGGCGGTGGGTCTGTGA
- the scpB gene encoding SMC-Scp complex subunit ScpB translates to MTSIDADDMSPFEDEFVELPDDRLAAALESMLLVLDTPAAPATLASALGLPEARIETMLRTMSADFTARGSGIDLRYAGDGWRFYTRNEFAPYVERLLLDGARSKLTRAALETLAVIAYRQPLTRARISAVRGVNVDGVIRTLLARGLITEAGPDPDTNATTYATTELFLERLGLASLTDLPPIAPLIPDVDVIDDIAESLEADPRFARMDNATPSTGSANAPHPEIDPDN, encoded by the coding sequence ATGACGTCGATCGATGCGGACGACATGAGCCCGTTCGAGGACGAGTTCGTCGAACTGCCCGACGACCGACTCGCTGCCGCGCTCGAGTCGATGCTGCTGGTCCTCGATACTCCTGCCGCCCCCGCGACCCTCGCGTCGGCGCTCGGGCTGCCCGAGGCCCGGATCGAGACGATGCTGCGGACCATGTCCGCCGACTTCACCGCCCGCGGCAGCGGCATCGACCTGCGCTACGCCGGTGACGGCTGGCGGTTCTACACCCGCAACGAGTTCGCTCCCTACGTCGAACGCCTGCTCCTCGACGGTGCCCGCTCCAAGCTGACCCGTGCCGCGCTCGAGACGCTCGCCGTGATCGCCTACCGGCAGCCGCTGACCCGGGCCCGGATCAGTGCCGTCCGCGGCGTCAACGTCGACGGCGTGATCCGCACCCTGCTGGCGCGCGGTCTGATCACCGAAGCGGGCCCTGATCCGGACACCAATGCCACCACGTACGCGACCACCGAACTGTTCCTCGAACGTCTCGGCTTGGCGTCTCTGACCGATCTGCCGCCCATCGCGCCCCTTATTCCCGACGTCGATGTGATCGATGACATCGCTGAGAGCCTCGAAGCCGACCCGCGATTTGCGAGAATGGACAACGCAACACCTTCGACGGGGTCGGCAAACGCGCCGCACCCCGAGATCGACCCAGATAACTGA
- a CDS encoding segregation and condensation protein A, producing MSTDVAAAAPAERSAGEQSGFRLRLRNFEGPFDLLLTLISQHQLDVTEVALAEVTDEFISYTRGLGSEMGLDQTTEFLVVAATLLDLKAARLLPAGEVDDDEDLALLEARDLLFARLLQYRAYKQVAQLFGELETAALRRYPRSVSVEDRFVGLLPEVLLGVDPRQFAEIAATAFRPRPVPTVGLDHLHVPTVSVPEQAVRILELLRARGAGVWAPFGDLIVECESQVQIVARFLALLELYRERSVLFEQPEPLGDLLVSWTGEEVSAPASEEDYE from the coding sequence GTGAGTACCGATGTCGCAGCGGCGGCGCCGGCCGAGCGGTCGGCCGGAGAGCAGTCGGGTTTCCGGCTGCGCCTGCGCAATTTCGAGGGACCGTTCGATCTGCTGCTGACGCTCATCAGCCAGCACCAGTTGGATGTCACCGAGGTGGCGCTGGCGGAGGTGACCGACGAGTTCATCTCGTACACCCGCGGCCTCGGCAGTGAGATGGGTCTGGATCAGACCACCGAGTTCCTGGTGGTGGCGGCGACCCTGCTGGATCTGAAGGCGGCACGACTGCTGCCCGCCGGCGAGGTGGACGACGACGAGGACCTGGCTCTGCTCGAGGCCCGCGACCTGCTGTTCGCGCGGCTGCTGCAGTACCGCGCCTACAAGCAGGTGGCGCAGCTGTTCGGAGAGCTCGAGACCGCCGCCCTGCGCCGCTATCCGCGGTCGGTGTCGGTCGAGGACCGATTCGTCGGGCTGCTGCCGGAGGTGCTGCTGGGTGTCGATCCCCGGCAGTTCGCGGAGATCGCCGCGACCGCGTTCCGACCGCGCCCGGTTCCGACCGTCGGACTGGATCACCTGCACGTCCCGACGGTGTCGGTGCCCGAACAGGCGGTACGGATCCTCGAGTTGCTCCGTGCGCGCGGCGCCGGCGTCTGGGCCCCGTTCGGGGATCTGATCGTCGAGTGTGAGAGCCAGGTGCAGATCGTCGCGCGGTTCCTGGCGCTGCTCGAGCTCTACCGGGAGCGATCGGTGCTGTTCGAGCAGCCCGAGCCGTTGGGGGATCTGCTGGTGAGCTGGACCGGCGAGGAAGTGTCGGCACCCGCGAGTGAGGAGGACTACGAATGA
- a CDS encoding ParA family protein — translation MSYAEKVEIGQGIETESEAPLGPTGRPLREVPEPAPVSGHGPARIIAMCNQKGGVGKTTSTINLGASLAQYGRRVLLVDLDPQGALSAGLGVAHHDLDLTVHNLLVERTSIDDVLMRTRIDGLDLLPSNIDLSAAEIQLVTEVGREQTLGRVLHPVLDRYDYVLIDCQPSLGLLTVNALACADSVIIPMECEYFSLRGLALLNDTVDKVRDRLNPRLTLEGIVVTMFDSRTLHAREVMSRVVEVFGDLVYDTVINRTVRFPETSVAGEPIITWAPKSGGAEAYRALAREVIHRSGR, via the coding sequence CTGTCATATGCAGAGAAGGTCGAGATCGGGCAGGGCATCGAGACCGAATCGGAGGCACCGTTGGGGCCCACCGGACGCCCGCTGCGCGAGGTTCCCGAACCGGCGCCGGTCAGCGGTCACGGGCCCGCCCGGATCATCGCGATGTGCAACCAGAAGGGTGGCGTCGGCAAGACGACGTCGACGATCAATCTGGGCGCCTCGCTGGCCCAGTACGGACGCCGCGTGCTGCTGGTGGATCTCGACCCGCAAGGCGCCTTGTCCGCGGGTCTCGGTGTGGCACACCATGATCTGGATCTGACGGTCCACAACCTGCTGGTGGAGCGCACGTCGATCGACGACGTCCTGATGCGCACCCGGATCGACGGACTGGATCTGCTGCCCAGCAATATCGACCTCTCGGCCGCCGAGATCCAGCTGGTCACCGAGGTGGGTCGTGAACAGACGCTCGGACGCGTGCTGCACCCGGTGCTCGACCGCTACGACTACGTGCTGATCGACTGCCAGCCGTCGTTGGGGCTGCTCACCGTCAACGCGCTGGCGTGCGCCGACAGCGTGATCATCCCGATGGAGTGCGAGTACTTCTCGCTGCGCGGTCTCGCGCTGCTCAACGACACCGTCGACAAGGTCCGGGACCGACTCAATCCCCGGCTCACGCTCGAGGGCATCGTCGTGACGATGTTCGACAGCCGGACGCTGCACGCTCGCGAGGTGATGTCGCGGGTCGTGGAGGTGTTCGGTGACCTGGTGTACGACACGGTCATCAACCGGACTGTGCGGTTCCCCGAGACCAGCGTGGCGGGGGAGCCGATCATCACGTGGGCCCCCAAGTCGGGCGGCGCCGAGGCCTACCGGGCGCTTGCCCGCGAGGTGATCCACCGTTCCGGCCGGTAG
- the xerD gene encoding site-specific tyrosine recombinase XerD, whose amino-acid sequence MTALGGQIDTYLDHLAVERGAARNTLSSYRRDLDRYARFLADRGIEDLRSVGEADVSEFVVSLRKGDPESGTVPLAASSAARALIAVRGLHRFAAAEGVTSVDVARAVKPPTPGRRLPKSLSLDDVLAVLDAAGGDGASDNPRTLRDRALLELLYSTGARISEAVGLDVDDLDTESRAVLLRGKGGKERVVPVGRPAIAAIDAYLVRGRPALSVRGTPALFLNIRGGRLSRQSAWQVLHTAAEKAGITVAVSPHTLRHSFATHLLDGGADVRVVQELLGHASVTTTQIYTMVTVGALREVWAQAHPRAR is encoded by the coding sequence ATGACGGCGCTCGGCGGACAGATCGACACGTACCTGGACCACCTGGCCGTCGAGCGCGGTGCCGCGCGCAACACCCTCAGTTCATACCGGCGCGACCTGGACCGGTATGCGCGGTTCCTCGCGGACCGCGGCATCGAGGATCTGCGATCGGTCGGTGAGGCCGATGTCAGTGAGTTCGTGGTGTCCCTGCGCAAGGGTGACCCCGAGAGCGGAACCGTCCCGCTCGCCGCGAGTTCGGCGGCGCGGGCGTTGATCGCGGTCCGCGGTCTGCACCGGTTCGCGGCCGCCGAGGGGGTGACGTCGGTGGACGTCGCCCGGGCCGTGAAGCCGCCCACCCCCGGCCGTCGTCTGCCCAAATCGTTGTCCCTCGACGACGTGCTCGCGGTCCTGGACGCGGCCGGTGGCGACGGCGCCTCCGACAACCCGCGCACCCTCCGCGACAGGGCGCTGCTCGAGTTGCTGTACTCGACCGGTGCGCGGATCTCTGAGGCGGTGGGACTGGATGTCGACGACCTCGACACCGAGTCGCGCGCGGTGCTGCTGCGGGGCAAGGGCGGCAAGGAACGCGTCGTCCCCGTCGGCCGGCCCGCGATCGCCGCGATCGACGCCTATCTGGTGCGGGGGCGCCCCGCGCTGTCGGTGCGGGGCACGCCGGCGCTGTTCCTCAACATCCGCGGCGGCCGGTTGTCCCGGCAGAGCGCGTGGCAGGTCCTGCACACCGCAGCCGAGAAGGCCGGCATCACGGTCGCGGTGTCGCCGCACACGCTGCGGCACTCGTTCGCCACCCACCTGCTCGACGGCGGCGCGGACGTGCGCGTCGTCCAGGAACTCCTGGGCCACGCCTCGGTCACCACGACGCAGATATACACCATGGTCACGGTGGGTGCCCTCCGTGAAGTGTGGGCGCAGGCCCACCCCCGCGCACGTTGA